CAGACTCTACCCCTAGGTAAGATATTCAGTTGTCCACCTTACTGAGACACCACAAGTTCTGCATTGATTTTTCAGCTGCTTGAAGCCCTGTGGTGCTAGGAACGGGTTTCATTTTCAGTTGTGTCCCAGCCCAAGAGCATGGAGAACTACAAACACAGCAGCCTCCAAGAGAGCTGTGCAGGCATAACTGAAGGAGAACAGGAAAGTCaatgatatttttattgtaaaattCTTAAAAACTTGAGGAAAAACGAGTACACTGACCTCTGCATTGTTGCTTATGAATATAATACAAGCCTGACTGTTCTGCAGGAGTGGGGAAAAGAGATTTTACTAAAATCCAGTTTTCCTAGGATCGTCTCGTGCTGAGCGTGAAGCTCTTCTCTGTTCGCATTGTTTTCGGTGGTGACTGGGTGTCTGTGCGACTCACTcctgtgaagaaaacagaaggaaggtcAATGACAGGCACATAAAAAAGGTTGATACTATATAACCTCCAGATTTCTAAAATGCTTTATACACTCCTGCGTTCCTGTTCAGTGTCCAGTTTCCCTGGCTAAATAAAGGAATTCCAAAGAGATTGTGGTGCTCTTGGAAGCTCAGTATTCCCAAAGGTTTTAGTGTGATGTGCTGTGTCCCCTGCTCTCCTGTTACAGTCAATGTGCACATTACCTGCTCGTGACCACAAGGCATAACCCTTGTGTTTTCAGGGCTCAGTGTCGCCCCGTATGGTTTTCTCTATGAAACATACAACGGAAGTCAGAAATAACTGGCAACCCTGCTGGAGCTGTCACTAAGACAAGGCAGTGCCCTGGATATCAGCCCCTTCTTGAGTATTATTATACtcatcttttgttttaaataggtTCTTGGTACCTGGGATGTCACAAGTCCAGAAATCATTACACTGTGGACAGCGAGGTTCAGTCTGAGCTCTAAAGTACTTTCTGATACAAGGTAAATGCATTCCAATTCCACAGGATTCACATACTTGGCTCTGAAATCAAAAGCATTGAAAAAGAGAATCTTTATAATCTGTGCTTCAGTTTAACCTTGTTAAAAGGGCAGCAGACACACTGGGGCATTCCAAAGTAGAGCTGGTGGATACTCAAAGCTACTAAATAATAAAGGAGGTATTTTCCTGGAAACTAGGAAATACTATTTCCCTTTATGGGCAAAATCTACTTGAAAGACAAATTATGCTGAGGTATTCGGATGCAATGAAGGAGACTTCTGGGATGGAAACACTAACATGGATACTCCCATGGTACCTCAGCAGATGCCCCCTgaagtaagaaaacaaatgttaccTGGATGGCAAGGCTGTGACAGATGTTGCACTTCCTTGCCACATCTTGGTAGTTGCTGAGAATGTATTGTTCCATCTCGATTATGCAGCGAGTATGCAGAGTAAATTCTCCATTTCTCTAAGGAAACAAGTGGCAAGACGAGGActttcttttaattccttttgccTTCTTGACTTTCCTGGTCACCTGCTAGCAAGCATTTGACATCCACTTTCTTCTGCCATCATGAAACTAACATGCTGACACTGATGCAATGCAAAGTCAAAATACTTTTGAGGTAGCAGAATTAATGTGTTTAGAGGATCAGAATAAAGATCTCACACCTTTTACAGAGATTTATCTAGTCCTAAGAAGGTATGTATTAGCGGGCATGCCGTCCTTAAAGACGTGCAGTTTTTGGACCTTCCATTTGCCCATTAGCAGAAACTCTGCTGGCTTTCAGCAAAATCTAGGCATTTGCTGCTTGAGGTATCTTTGAAAATCTCTGCTAAATCACTAACATAAGTAAACGTGTGGCAGCAGGCTAGAGGCTATGATGCAAGGAGTCCAGAAATAAAAGGACGGAGGTCTCACTTGTCCTGTCAAGCAACTGCAGTGTCCACGTGGTAAGCTCATCTTGGTTTCTCCCTCATGAAAATCAAAGGAGATTTAAAACTGTGCACATTTTTATGCCCATGCATTTCTGGTACAGGAGTTTTCAACATGTTTGGCCTCACAGAAAGGATATTATAAACTTAACAGTTACAATTGACGTTTACCTTAACCATAATGGCACTGATCACCCTGAAAAGCTTTCTTCAGGTCTTGTTCCAAGTTTAAGTAAGCCATGCTGTTGTGACCCAAGGAGGTCTCTATGCCACAGTGCAGGGCTGCACACACATATGCATCTAGCTCATGGGCAAGGAACTAGAGTCATGTCCTGTATAGACCTACCCAAGGACTTCTTGTCAATGTACTACCTTTTCTGCAACAAACACTGAAGCAGCAATAAGCACATGCCccacaaaaacatttttgctgtcATTCATTAAAGAAAGCTCCAGTTTCATCCATAAGAAAGTAATAGCTGCACCTATTAAAATACAGACACTTGAAGATACAGCAGTTACCTCAGAGAGCCACTTATCCTCCACAAAAACTTTCAGCACTTGTtccacttcctttttcttcattttctttgtcttaAGTTGGTCAGCCAAGTTTAAAATATCTGTAGAAGGGGCAAAGCCATTTTCTGATAAAATGATTAGGTCCATCTACAGAAAGAAACATGTTCAACTATTAAAAACACCCATGCAATTAGACAGACACACCTTATAGTAATGTGCAGCTTTTTTAGCTTCCATACATAGGAGATACATTACAGTATATGGCTTGGGCCAGAACTGTAACACAAAGGCCAAAAGCTGAAACAGCTGTCAGTACTTTGACAGCTTTAATCCTTGCCAGGAAAACGTTTCCACAACTGTACAGTGCTGCCTAAATGAAGCTGCATTCAGGGACCTCGAGCATACTCGGCGGTAAGAGATCCACTTCCTTTTACTTGGTCTTGGTCAAGGTTCTTTTGAGGAAAACCCTCTCCCTACTCAAGTAAGTGTAAGTTTGCCCATGCAAACTTACACTTAGAGTCAAACTTAGagtcagcagcactgctgaactTACCTGGCATTTGTTACCAGTGTAGCAGTGTTACCAATCTGCAGAATCTCTTACTGCAAACATTTGCTTCTCATTATCACAGAGCAGCATATAGAGCCAGTAGGATTGTGTGCCATGATAATGCCATCACTGCAGTGCTGACAGGCCTGCAGAGGTGCTTCACAAGTTACGGGGGAGGGCAGGGAAATCTGTGGGTTCTGTCCATGCAGACTAGGCTTTGCaggtggcacagcacaggcaaTGCACCTCTTGCCAGTTTGTACAGGAAACTTTGTGAGTGTGGAAAAAATCACTTccattttcatgcattttagGATGGTACCTCCAGAAATAATGCGATTTGCTACCTAATAACTGACAGTAACTGCACTTACTGTTTTTCTGAACAATTCTAATTCATTTTCGGTATAGTCAGATGCCATTTTagttatttcagtttctgcCAAATTCAcctacaaaaaagaaaataatactaCTTAAATTGCCATCAAAGTTGCCTTTGTATTTCTGCAGCATGAATTGTAAAAGATCCTCTGGGGTAAAGAATACATCAATTCACAGAAGTGTCATTTCTTTAAGTGGCATGAAATAGGCTGTTCCTTAAACATGGCACTCGGTGGTACTCGAGTCCTTTCTTCAGGACTGATCTTCCAGCCACATGTTCTCCACAGCTGTCTCTGCCGAGTCCAAGCTCTTAAAACAGCCCGACCTCCCACATATAGCTCTAATACAGGATATTAGTTCCATGTAGTAGAACACCAGGATACTGTGCTGGACAGTAGCAGTAACTGTGTTATAATAGCCATTCTTGTTTTGCCCTGAAGAACAGTTGctgttatttcatattcttACTGCATATGCTACTGCTATTGATTATTAGCTCAAATAAATTGGCAAAATGACCCAGAAAGgttgaagcagcagctcatgcTAGAATACCTCCTGTACAGTCTTTTGAAATTCCTATATGACCTTCCCTCTCTGACATGCACAATGCACAGCATTTAGGGAAACTTTTATAAGAAGTCATTCCTTAGGAACCCTTTTATGCTAGGTTGATTTTTGACTAAGAGACAAAACTATGTTGGGGGGCTCTCTGTGTTTTCTAGGTTAAAAATCAGTCTTGTGAAAGAAAGCCactgtgaaaaagaaatctcactTCAGCAGTGTTAATGCTAAATAAATGAGcactgctgcagtcctgctgccATGTTCCATTTCCATGCACCTCAGTTGTTGCCAGTTTATCCTCCCACTTCCCTCTTCTGCAAGTAGCTTCTACAGCAGCTGCCAGCATAACAGGAACAGCCCCACTTAAACCAGGTGATGGCAGCATCACGTATGTACTTACTAAAGCATAATGCGCTCTCCCGTCATCTTCTGACAGTCCCTTCCGGATCTGCATGAAAAAAGGCTGTAGATGCCTGTTGATGGTACTGATGAAATCAGCCAGTTTATCATGCGCATAGtagactgaaaataaataagaaagagCACATagacaaacaacccaaacagtTCCACATCAGACAGATCTTTGTGTGTTTTATCTGCTAAAACTTTAGTGTAACTTGGTAAGGAACTGAACTTATTCAAACAGGTCTGTCCTGTTTAGCAGATAggtcattttcttttgctgctgactACTGCCTTCAGAGAAGTTCAGCTCCCAGACATTCTGCCACGACTACCCtacttccaaagcactggattAAACTGTTTGTAAAGCCTGAATTTCTAATAACTCCCCCTGTAAAATGcagtaccttaaaaaaaaaaatacaattgctgcaaattattttttatgacagaaataaattacttcCTTCTGTAGGGCATAAAATGCAACTCAGCTAATGCTGTAATCAGATGTCCAACATGTTTTCAGAATGCAAGTCagtgagctgtgctgcagtcatATATTCAGTGCATGCTAGATCTCAGGATGTGTAGCTTAAAACAATGCCTGCTGGAGTTACCTGCCTTACAGTAGTAATGGTTTAAAATCAGTAATTTGAACAGTATTTGGGTGTTTCCTTTTAAATGGCACTTTTTGTTCTTGAACATTCCTTATGAGAACACTCCCATCACTAAACCTTCTTTAGATGGCACATGCTTTTCAGAAATATAATTATTTgtaaccaggaaaaaaacagttcttCCATCTCCCCACTTTTTCCCCAGAAGAGAGACACACCATTATGGACTTCACAGCAGCGTTTGTGTAATTTTCTTGCCTCGGATCCTTCCATTATCCCATGAGACATCAGGACCTGCAGGAACCGTCGATGAGCATCAGTCATCTGAGTTGCCATCGCAATACTCCACCAGGCTCCGAATGCTGCAAGAGGCGTACACATTATCAGCGCACTTGTTCATGCAGATGGAGAACGCACACTGCAAGCACAGGGAGAATTCAATTAAGCTAACACTGCCTCAGGGCAGAAAGAAAATCGCCAGGTTGTCCTCAGAACACAGGCAGTGACTAACTCCAAGGTTTTAGAAGGATGCAAAAGATAAAGTGCAACTAATTTTAGCTACAGAAGAGACGAGCAGAGGCACTGTTCTCTCACACCCACACTGGACATGGCAGTGCTGTATCTGTAACCACCACCACCTCGCACGGTTTGTGTCGACGCTTCCGCTCACCACATACCCCGGCGACTTGTGCAATGAGGAGCGCGGCTTGCTCCGGACAGAAACCCCCCTCTAAACGTCCTGAACAACACCGGAACTAAACAAACGCATCTCCAGATATCCCTGACCGCGGCGGCCAAACCGCCGGCAACAGCTCACCAGAACGACAAAGCTTCCGGGCCCCCGCGAGGCCCAGGCCGAGGTCCCGCCCGGCACTGGGCAGCGTCGGCCGAGCGCGGGGAGCAGACGCGGGCGCTGCCCGGGCAGGGTGACAAAGCGCCCTGGCTCCTCCTCCAGAAGAGCGACCGACAGCctccggcccggcccggccccgctgctCCGCCGCCCGCTCGGCCTCGGGCGCCGGCCCAATCCGCTGCGGAAGCCTCGAGCCGCCGCCCCCCGCGCTCGAGCCTGCGGCGATCGCTGCGCACGCCTGCGATCGACCCGCTCCGTGCGGGGGTGGCTCCGCCCCGTCCTGCGTTCAGCGCCGTGCGGCGGGGGAGGCGGTTCCGCCGCTCGGGATCGGGGCGGAGGACGCGGGCCTTGGGAGGGCGGCGCCCGTGTCCGGCGGACCCGGTCCAGATCGAAGGCCGGGTGCGGGAGctcgccgcgccgcgccgcgccggaCCCGGACCAGGCCAGGTACCTCCGGCGGCTTCTCCGCCCCTGCCGGCTCGGTGGCCGCGCGGGCTCCTCCCTGGTGCGAGCTGTGGCGGGGCCGGGTTCGCGCACGTTGCGGCCGGGGCCGAGCGGGCACCCGCGGCGCGGGGTGCGGGGCGCGGGCGAGCTGCGGGTGCTGCTCGGAATGtccggggcggcggggccggggagggTTTCCCTTGTCCCTCGCCGCGGCCGCTGCGGCGAATCCCGACAAAACGGGTGGCATTTGCAGAGATGTCCTTTCTGCCGCAGTGCCGCCCGGCGGGGGCCGGACGGGGTGGCGGAGCACGGGCTGTGGTGCTCACGGTTTGCGCTTGGAGCGGGTGTTATTTCCAGCTTGTCCCGGTTCGGTCTGTGCAGTAACGGAACGCCCGCAGGGCTCCACCTGAGGCCCCTGCCGTTCGGGGCTGCCGTGTCCTTATCCCCTTTGCTGACTTCTGTCACCTCGGTACGCGAACATGCTGGGGAGCGGGAGCTCCAGCTGAAGTCATCGCCCAAATCTAAGTCGCCCGCGTTTTTCCAAGAGAACCCCTCTGCTCATTTTGAGAGGCTCTCCCCGTATCTGTCGGTAGGGGTTTATCCGGTTGTGCCCCGTCCAGCTCCAGAAATGCGCATACCCTTTTGTGTGGTGGTGTGTAAGACATTAGCTCGAGGTATCCCAAATTACATGAAGGAATTTGTGGAATGAGGATTAAAAGGACATTAAAGTATTAGTAAAATCAGTCgtttaaagagaataaaaaacgTCTCGGTCCGTTGAAATCCACCAGTCTGAAGTacagtttcttcttcagtgATCCTACAAGACAGGAAATCCTGTGTGAGACAAACGCAGGGGCTAGCAGACAGCAAAGCTGTTCCCTGTTAACATCTCCTCCCTTTGCATCGGGTTCGTCGTCCACTGCTGTTGCTAAAAGAAAGCTTCTGGTTTTGTCAGCAGCGTTTTCCCAGTGTTTGCAGTTGGAGCCGCGGGGCACCTCCGCTTGCTGCATGCGCAGAGCTTCCCTCCTCCGGGGAGATGGTTTTGCTGTGCCGTCTCTGATTCACCCAGGCTTGCGTGATGCGGGACTCCGCCAAACTTTGTAGTTTCTTGGAACTTCAGTCATGCAGCAGTTACTTAACAATGGGCTGGAAAGCGAACACTTCCTCTCTTGGGAATTCCAGGGAAAACTGGGGAAAGCTGAAGGATTTTTGtatgctggagcagtttgctcttttttttttttcctgagcagcagcaaaggcactTGTGTTCTTCTCAAGTAATTATTACTATGCTCAGTCatgttttgttctgaaaatgtgaaaagctCAAAATCTGAACCGCATTGGGTACATTTCTAATAACATGAACGTTGGTAGCCACAGCTAATCCAAAATATGATATTCCCCTGTGTGGCTGTGTTGCATCAGCAAAAGAATCTTGGGGAATCATGTGTTTGAGAGTCTTAAATGAATTATTTCATCTGTTTCAGTTTACTTGAGCAGCTTCGCTGTGCTTAAGGAATTCTAATATGTGAAAGCTGCAtaatttttctctccaaaattGTGCTGGTTATATCATGACTTAGGTATGTGTTTCACAGCTTCTAATTATTTACTGGTTTAATGAATCTGCATTCTGCTGAAGCAGGGATCAGAGGTCTTTACTAAAATCTTTTTCAAGAGAATGATATTACAGCGGCAATGACTTGGGGAAAACACTTTAGTAAATAGGTCAGACACTTTATGCTTAGATTCTTTCAGTTATCTGAGTGGAATCATAAGGCTCTGGAAATGTGTTGCTTGTCAGTGATTTTGGTCTAGTCTTTGCCCTTTCAATACCTCACTggcagctttgtttttctggtagCTAAAATGGGTGTCTCCAGTGCCAGGCCAGGATCCTGCAACTCAAACTGCAGAAAAGTCTTCGAGCTCATTTGTATTATTCTTGTACACTTCTCATTGTTCCATGAACTGACTTTAGGGGGATGAGGTGCTGCAGAGGATCTGAATCCTAACATCTGGCAGAAGCAATAAGAACTACGCCTTTACCTTCACTGGGACACTGATGTAAGCTTGTAATAATGTTTTCTGTTGGCAGAATTTCAGCACATCTTGTCCTGCAGAGCCTAGCCAGTGTCAGTGATGGCAAGGCTTCCAAGTGCTGCGCCGCATACCCTGTGGAtccttttcttttcatataCAACAAATGAAGGTACATTTGTTAATGTTTTCAATGATTAGTCTGAGGGTTTTATCAGCAATATTTTCCCTGGCCAGTAGGCAACACCATTACCATTCATTAACTACCATATAGAAGTACCCGTATACTAGAGCAAGTCCTAAggtttttggttggggttttttttgttggttttttgtttttgtttttgtttttttttttatttaccttttcctTATAGGCAAGAAAAAATAGGAATTTGCGGGAAGGAGGAACTGAAGTTTGGAATGTCATCTCCCTGCTTCACCATTACCTAACCTCTTTTGGACACTTTGCTCCAAACAAGGTGCTCAGCAGTAACCCAGGGACATCTCTAGAAATCCCATAAAAGTAGAACGCATCCCCCGTTTTCTGTAAATTTCCTTTACCAAGTTttaattttacacatttttccCCTGATTAACTGCATGTTTCAGGTTTCTTCAGCATGATGTTCTAGTTggggattaaaaaataaatccagtatTTCAGTTCCCTTTTTTAACTGTGTGAACTGAAATCAACCTCTGTGCTCTATGTGGTTTCTAAAGGAAATTCTTCTATGTCTGAGGTTTAAACAAAGTACGGTGTACCAGAGATGAAAACGGAGGTGACAGGAAAAGAGTAGAGAAAATAATGTACAGATCTGGAAAGACCTGAGGACACTGGAAGGTAAAGCAAAACTGCAGATCAGCGTAGCTTAACACAGCAGGAGGAGCTTCATTTAGTTGAGGTGTTCTTGTGAGTGTAAGATCATTAACACATTGAAAAATAATGTTGATCTTTAAAAGGCTTCAAAAGTCTGCTTTCTTCTGATGATTCCTGGGGCTTTTTGAAGAATCAGGGACTGTGCAGAAGGAAAGGGAGCTGAATGTGGTGCCGCCATCCAGAAAGGATACCAGTGATAGTTCTAACTAAACTAACTAACCAGCTAACTGATGTTCtaactaaaaacattttctaagtATCTGAACACCAATGAAGCTGTGAGCTGCCTCACACCCGGGTTTAGAACCAGTGGATATACCAGACAATTCAGATTATTATTTGTACAGAAGTTTTAAATGGCTCTTTTACATTGCCAAGCCTCCTCTTGGCGTGAGTGAGCCTCGCTGAGGTGACTGAGTTTACTCACGTGACTCAGGCCTGCTTAGTAGCCACGTTTTGTGGGAGACCTTGCAGAAAGGCAAGCGCAATGATGTGTGCTTTTTAATGCGGGTGAAAGACCATACACTGAGAGTTCTCAACAGTGAAGTCTTCATTTGAATCAGGTTTTTATTGAAGTACCAGAGGGTCTGGTGGTAGATCCTGTTGTATGTTATGTATCTAAAAGGCATTTGAACattgtgtttattttacttGCAGATGCTGTACTATATCAGAAGTTATATTAGAATGTTAGACGAGTGGACCACAGAAAAGTAGAAATGAAGGAAGGATAAAATGAAATTAGGTATTTTTGACAACAAAAGGTTTTGCTTGGAATAATCTGAAACTTAAGTATCCATTGGAAAGAACAAGCCTGTGAAGAAGCAGTGACTGAAGGACAAGGACCTTACAGGATGTGAATTGTTCACAACTTACTTAATCCTGAATTTGTAATGCAAATGACAAGAATGGAGAATTAGTAATGATCTGGGCCTTGTGAACAAATCTGGCCCTTGTGTAATTGCTGTAGGAAACCTTCTAGCAGAGCCCCTTAGGAAGCTGTCAGAAAAATATCAATTAATGGGATTCTAAGCCCCAGCAAAAGTTATTCTATATTCTGTTGACTGTTGAGCAGGAGAAGAGGATTTAGATCTGTACAACTTGTGCAGGAAAAGAGAGATGTTGTTAATATTTACCAATAACAGAGAAGTCAAACATTAGACCAGGCAAAGGATTGTCTGGGCTGATGAAAGTAGTGGCCATTTCTGACTGCTTCATTTAGGAATGGCTGCATTCTGGTCCCATATCTGGCTCACTGTCAGTCCTGATAACCGCATGACCTTACTGTCACACAGCTGCTCCTCCTCTGTGCTGTATTTCACTCATGTCAAGTGCATCGGAAGAGCGTAAAACGAGGCAGGGAGGGGTGCTGAGGGTTGCGTATTCCATTTCCCTTCCCAGAACTGGCAAAGAGAGTTTAACCAATGTCTTctatggtggggtttttttttttccttaaatgctGCTAGTGGAAGATTGTAATTGTGAACACTGGGAGTGCAGAGAGTTTGGGCTTTGCTGAACCTTCTCAGTGCCTGGAACAATGTGACTTAATCTCTCCAGGTCTCTGAACACTATCATAACAATGAAAAGTAGAAGACAGAACAGGAAATACTGAGTGAAATTAAGAAAAGGTGTCTACTAGGAGAAAGTCTGTGATAGGAATTTCTTCTAGGCAATGGGGGAACTGCTTTGGGGAGGCAGAAGACATGCATTGGGAGGCTTAGAACCATTGTAGGTAAAGCAGGTGTGCGTGCCTGTGGGCAGTGACTTTGAGTTGTTAATTGTCTACATTTTGGCTTTTGAACATTTTGTATTTAACACATAGGATGATGCGgtcttttaattaaatgttttgtaATTAAACTGAAAGCTATCAGAGTCAGATTTTCTATGGTTGGAAGAATGTTGGCTGAGTTGTGCCTTTCTATTTCACTATTACTACTGCAGACCTTTATCCTGACAGATCGTagacaatcacagaatcatagagtagttagggttggaaaggaccttaagatcatccagttccactccCTCTGCCATAGACAGGAGCGCCTCACACTAAATAAACGTCTCCAGAAAGGTGGAGACATTTGGTGACTTGCATCTCTGTCCGTTTACCTCGAACATGAAAAATAACGGTGCTTGCACTGAATTCACAGGGGTTGCTCTACTCCCTTTAGATGGAAAAGTGAATGTTTCTGcctagtgtttttttttttattcttttgcttcTCCTTGTGTGCTGCTTCTCCCTAGTCATGGCTGCAGGACACGTGCAGGAATTTGCGTGCTTCACAGACTACGACAAAGAGCTGGTTTGTCACTGGAAGGTGCCTGCAAACATGAATTGCTCCAAAGAATTCCTCCTCTACtacaggaaggaatttttttctctgccgTAAGTATTTAATAAGATGTTACCAGTGTTGAAATTTCGTCTGTCCTGTAGCTGGTATCAGCTCTGATCCCCTCCCTCTGCCATGAGTGCCTGAGACAAATGTAATCCTGGTTATTATTCTTGCCCGGAGGATGAGGGGTTGCAGCACACTCTTCAGTGATCTGTTCTTCTGCAGACCTCTGCACACTTAGAATAGAGGAGTGATCAGGTCCCACCTGTAGCAGTGGTGGGGCTCACATAAGTTTACCAGACCTTAATTTCATGCAAGATGTTACCTCCTTCAGGAGAAATCTGACCTGATTTCCCCATACACAGCCTGTGTGAAAGGTACCCTGCAGCCCAGGTGATTATCTCTGTTCACAGTCTAACTCCGTGTTCAAACACAGGCTGTTGTCCCTGTTATGCAGCAGGGCCAGTTGTCATCTCCTACAAAGGAAGATGCATTTGTGCTCTGCTGTTCCTCTCCATGTGATTTCTGCACACAGACATCCAAACAACCTCACTGTGTACACCATAGTAAACCTGCTCATATGCTAGCAAGCTGTTGGTCTGCTCCTTCAGAGGTTGGAGCGTGATGAAGTGTTAATTTTCCCTCTTGAGATCAGTCCTCAGCCTTTCTGTCAGGTTTTATTTGTGCAATACAGATACCCAAAGGGTGTCTGGGGAGGACAGGCTTTTTGGGGGAGCtcagttttggtttggatttgtttggGCTAAACATTTCCAGGAACTGAGCTTACGTGTCTCAGGTTTGATTAGCTCTACACATTGGGAAGCTTGATTTCACCCTTTCAAGAAATAGTGTGCCACACTCTCTAAACATCACgtcattttctgtctgttttccagaaacagt
The Lathamus discolor isolate bLatDis1 chromosome 6, bLatDis1.hap1, whole genome shotgun sequence DNA segment above includes these coding regions:
- the NSMCE1 gene encoding non-structural maintenance of chromosomes element 1 homolog isoform X1, which translates into the protein MCTPLAAFGAWWSIAMATQMTDAHRRFLQVLMSHGIMEGSEARKLHKRCCEVHNVYYAHDKLADFISTINRHLQPFFMQIRKGLSEDDGRAHYALVNLAETEITKMASDYTENELELFRKTMDLIILSENGFAPSTDILNLADQLKTKKMKKKEVEQVLKVFVEDKWLSERNGEFTLHTRCIIEMEQYILSNYQDVARKCNICHSLAIQSQVCESCGIGMHLPCIRKYFRAQTEPRCPQCNDFWTCDIPGVSRTDTQSPPKTMRTEKSFTLSTRRS
- the NSMCE1 gene encoding non-structural maintenance of chromosomes element 1 homolog isoform X2; this translates as MCTPLAAFGAWWSIAMATQMTDAHRRFLQVLMSHGIMEGSEARKLHKRCCEVHNVYYAHDKLADFISTINRHLQPFFMQIRKGLSEDDGRAHYALMDLIILSENGFAPSTDILNLADQLKTKKMKKKEVEQVLKVFVEDKWLSERNGEFTLHTRCIIEMEQYILSNYQDVARKCNICHSLAIQSQVCESCGIGMHLPCIRKYFRAQTEPRCPQCNDFWTCDIPGVSRTDTQSPPKTMRTEKSFTLSTRRS
- the NSMCE1 gene encoding non-structural maintenance of chromosomes element 1 homolog isoform X3, which gives rise to MATQMTDAHRRFLQVLMSHGIMEGSEARKLHKRCCEVHNVYYAHDKLADFISTINRHLQPFFMQIRKGLSEDDGRAHYALVNLAETEITKMASDYTENELELFRKTMDLIILSENGFAPSTDILNLADQLKTKKMKKKEVEQVLKVFVEDKWLSERNGEFTLHTRCIIEMEQYILSNYQDVARKCNICHSLAIQSQVCESCGIGMHLPCIRKYFRAQTEPRCPQCNDFWTCDIPGVSRTDTQSPPKTMRTEKSFTLSTRRS